A stretch of the Nitrospirota bacterium genome encodes the following:
- the folE gene encoding GTP cyclohydrolase I FolE: MKKNKEDNDKNKEMRELIARQLLLLGEDPLRDGLARTPERVQKALEFFTQGYKQDLKEILNDALFDIEYEEMLIVRDIDFFSLCEHHLLPFFGKCHVAYIPSKKVIGLSKLPRIVEVFSRRLQVQERLTKQIAEAIQETISPLGVGVVMKAQHLCMMMRGVEKQNTLAVSSAMLGSFRKDQKTRDEFLNLINSVPH; this comes from the coding sequence ATGAAAAAAAATAAAGAGGATAACGACAAGAATAAAGAGATGCGGGAACTGATCGCACGCCAGCTTCTGCTTTTGGGAGAAGATCCCCTGCGGGATGGCCTGGCGAGAACCCCTGAGCGGGTACAAAAGGCGCTGGAATTCTTTACGCAGGGGTACAAACAGGATTTAAAAGAAATCCTGAATGACGCGCTCTTTGACATCGAATACGAAGAAATGCTGATTGTCAGAGACATTGATTTTTTTAGCCTCTGCGAACACCACCTCCTTCCGTTTTTCGGAAAGTGCCATGTCGCCTATATTCCAAGTAAAAAAGTCATCGGATTAAGCAAGCTTCCGCGGATCGTTGAAGTGTTCAGCCGGCGCCTGCAGGTGCAGGAACGTCTAACCAAGCAGATCGCCGAAGCCATTCAGGAAACGATTTCACCTTTAGGGGTCGGGGTGGTGATGAAAGCCCAGCACCTCTGTATGATGATGCGGGGCGTTGAAAAACAAAACACCCTGGCGGTTTCCAGCGCCATGCTCGGTTCTTTCCGAAAAGACCAAAAAACCAGAGATGAGTTTCTAAACCTCATCAATAGCGTCCCCCATTAA